A stretch of Amycolatopsis balhimycina FH 1894 DNA encodes these proteins:
- a CDS encoding cytochrome P450 family protein: protein MDDHGTGQCPFALDPAGTDIHAEADELRLRGPATRVELPGGVVVWSVNHYSGAKQILKDPLVTKSARDHWPAFINNEIPPGWELISWITMDNMATATGKNQVRLRRLVSKAFSPKRIEALRPRIEELVDELVDSLGAVAPGEVVDLRERFCYPLPARLMADMLGMSEQSRTKTAQVMDMMVNTTVSPEQAQALLIGWQSAIADLIELKRHDPGEDITSDLILARDDENSKLTQEELLGTLFAILGAGTSTTVDFLGKFLVELLTHRDQLDRLLAGEVSWDEAIEEGLRVEGPVAHLPLRYAVEDIDIDGVTIPKGEAILVNYAGVGRDPEVHGDTAGEFDVDRTDKTHLAFGVGPHFCLGWAIAREEVKIGLGKLFARFPDLELAVDRTELQSTPTFIMNGYRSLPVRLAATRSGADRTVAA, encoded by the coding sequence TGGACGATCACGGGACCGGTCAGTGCCCATTCGCACTGGACCCAGCAGGTACGGACATTCACGCCGAAGCCGACGAGCTGCGCCTGCGAGGTCCGGCCACCCGGGTCGAGCTGCCCGGCGGCGTCGTGGTCTGGTCGGTCAACCATTACTCGGGTGCCAAGCAGATCCTCAAGGACCCGCTGGTCACCAAGAGCGCCCGGGACCACTGGCCCGCTTTCATCAACAACGAGATCCCGCCCGGCTGGGAGCTCATCAGCTGGATCACCATGGACAACATGGCCACCGCGACCGGCAAGAACCAGGTACGGCTGCGCCGCCTGGTCAGCAAGGCGTTCAGCCCCAAGCGGATCGAGGCGCTCCGGCCGCGGATCGAGGAGCTGGTCGACGAGCTGGTCGACAGCCTCGGCGCTGTCGCCCCCGGCGAGGTCGTCGACCTGCGGGAGCGGTTCTGCTACCCGTTGCCGGCCCGGCTGATGGCCGACATGCTGGGCATGTCCGAGCAGTCCCGGACCAAGACCGCCCAGGTCATGGATATGATGGTGAACACGACGGTGAGCCCGGAGCAGGCCCAGGCGCTGCTGATCGGGTGGCAGAGCGCGATCGCCGATCTCATCGAGCTCAAGCGGCACGACCCCGGCGAGGACATCACCAGCGACCTGATCCTCGCCCGGGACGACGAGAACTCCAAGCTGACCCAGGAAGAGCTGCTGGGCACGCTCTTCGCCATCCTCGGTGCCGGCACCTCGACCACGGTCGACTTCCTCGGCAAGTTCCTGGTGGAGCTGCTGACCCACCGCGACCAGCTCGACCGCCTGCTCGCCGGCGAGGTCTCCTGGGACGAGGCGATCGAGGAGGGGCTGCGGGTCGAGGGCCCGGTGGCACACCTGCCATTGCGTTACGCGGTCGAGGACATCGACATCGACGGCGTCACGATTCCCAAAGGCGAGGCGATTCTGGTCAACTACGCCGGTGTCGGCCGCGACCCGGAGGTGCACGGCGACACGGCCGGCGAGTTCGATGTGGACCGTACCGACAAGACGCACCTCGCCTTCGGTGTCGGTCCGCATTTCTGCCTCGGCTGGGCGATCGCCCGCGAGGAGGTCAAGATCGGCCTGGGCAAGCTGTTCGCCAGGTTCCCCGACCTGGAGCTGGCCGTGGACCGGACGGAGCT